In Oryza sativa Japonica Group chromosome 3, ASM3414082v1, one DNA window encodes the following:
- the LOC107277022 gene encoding serine/threonine/tyrosine-protein kinase HT1, translating into MDQEIMKKHSAWLKLLLGPKKPARSAAIVETWAADRSKLLLGPKIASGSNSRIHRGMYGEQPVAVKIMHAPVGDDDDDVQVRREMEAQFDAEVSLLSRLRHPNVVRLVGVCREPEVYWIITELMRRGTLSAYLHGREPYSLPPETIVRLALDVARGMEYLHARGVVHRDLKPENLMLDGGGRVKVADLGTSCLEATCRGDKCSSKAGTFRWMAPEMIHDKRCNRKVDVYSFGLVLWELTTCLVPFQNLSPVQVAYSVCDRDARPPLSPSCPPAINSLIKRCWSTEPARRPEFKQIVSVLESYDRCLRQGLPMVALPEPSSSPLASLLGAFKIRSCTSTTRSSITDHRRVHP; encoded by the coding sequence ATGGACCAGGAGATAATGAAGAAGCACAGCGCGTGGCTTAAGCTGCTCCTCGGGCCCAAGAagccggcgaggtcggcggcgatcGTCGAGACGTGGGCGGCGGACCGGTCGAAGCTGCTCCTCGGGCCCAAGATCGCGTCGGGGTCCAACAGCCGCATCCACCGCGGCATGTACGGGGAGCAACCAGTGGCCGTGAAGATCATGCACGCGCCagtgggcgacgacgacgacgacgtgcagGTCCGGCGTGAGATGGAGGCGCAGTTCGACGCCGAGGTGTCCCTCCTGTCGCGGCTGCGCCACCCCAACGTCGTGCGGCTCGTCGGCGTGTGCCGGGAGCCGGAGGTGTACTGGATCATCACCGAGCTCATGCGACGCGGCACGCTCAGCGCGTACCTGCACGGGCGGGAGCCCTACTCGCTGCCGCCGGAGACCATCGTCCGCCTCGCGCTTGACGTCGCCCGTGGCATGGAGTACCTCCACGCGCGTGGCGTCGTCCACCGCGACCTCAAGCCGGAGAACCtgatgctcgacggcggcgggcgcgtcAAGGTCGCCGACCTGGGCACGTCCTGCCTCGAGGCCACCTGCCGCGGCGACAAGTGCTCCTCCAAGGCGGGCACGTTCCGGTGGATGGCGCCGGAGATGATCCACGACAAGCGCTGCAACCGCAAGGtggacgtgtacagcttcggccTCGTGCTGTGGGAGCTCACCACCTGCCTCGTGCCGTTCCAGAACTTGAGCCCCGTGCAGGTCGCCTACTCCGTCTGCGACAGGGACGCCAGGccgccgctctcgccgtcgTGCCCGCCGGCCATCAACAGCCTCATCAAGAGGTGCTGGTCCACCGAACCAGCGAGGCGTCCCGAGTTCAAACAGATCGTGTCCGTGCTGGAGAGCTACGACCGCTGCCTCCGGCAAGGCCTGCCAATGGTGGCGCTGCCGgagccgtcgtcatcgccgctgGCCTCGTTGCTCGGCGCCTTCAAGATCCGATCCTGCACGAGCACAACGCGTTCCTCCATAACCGATCATAGAAGAGTTCATCCTTAG
- the LOC4333351 gene encoding uncharacterized protein isoform X1 has product MVVSDSPKPQPTPSPPAPPPLPVPAAAGTTMGELEAAIEALAAKKLRLREAFDCLVACSPIPIPFRWDDIDAHVSSIQSSVAGRFRQFQALQTAATAGITAAPATSNASSRVERSVEHLVVVVEGQESHVARHEDGGNGEGEGEGEGGLGKEVAMDVESEEENGMVVEVASEAPRGEDGEVEEDEKMGGPINASPPSEEIHGKGADMSRRWGNPMEMSADVDDAKTKTTATAAAAELTAMAISPIPGFTGRGGAEASLRRSLAAACASMDSSSLARILCSSGSSSSSHATLAARHFRPALLAAAEPAALVVRAVRDLLAGTAPIRDSAWESCVELLSCVPKLAVAPSPGTMEQANRLAEDWKEMIGRTESCSMNLGRLAVWGLLNFLVSYNIVLEFDAEEIIHFFGTLPDDKKQCCISLCKYLGLIDKMADSVGHLIEHGQQLVAIRLACTLNLTDKYTPLSIMEDYIQNAKETAQEILSMESDSESLKLSMSKQVNALILSWRVVGECNIDSVHCDRIKAEITQLLHKYANKRHSLEELPSDTSSPHQKHHQMSQEKHHWQQKHREEQQQQFQNQSKEQEQERRMQKLRELRKKKNKRTQRRKRKQNAQVMKQHQFEKQRKLYHAGSFTNSQSYVRSEIHHHLSQHFSGTIGTPVAPYTPVAPYTGPFW; this is encoded by the exons ATGGTGGTGTCCGATTCCCCGAAACCCCAACCaaccccctcgccgccggcgccaccccCACTTCcggtcccggcggcggcggggacgacgaTGGGGGAGCTGGAGGCGGCCATCGAGGCGCTCGCCGCCAAGAAGCTGCGCCTCCGCGAGGCCTTCGATTGCCTCGTCGCCTGctcccccatccccatccccttcCGCTGGGACGACATCGACGCCCACGTCTCGTCCATCCAGTCCTCCGTCGCCGGCCGCTTCCGCCAGTTCCAGGCGCTCcagaccgccgccaccgctggaaTAACGGCGGCCCCGGCCACCAGCAACGCCAGCAGCCGCGTCGAGCGttcggtcgaacaccttgtggtggtggtggagggccAAGAGTCCCACGTCGCGCGCCATGAGGACGGTGGAAACGGTGAGGGTGAGGGTGAGGGTGAGGGTGGGCTAGGCAAGGAGGTGGCTATGGACGTAGAATCCGAGGAGGAGAACGgcatggtggtggaggtggcaaGCGAGGCGCCTCGCGGAGAAGAcggtgaggtggaggaggacgagAAGATGGGGGGGCCAATCAATGCGTCTCCTCCTAGCGAAGAAATCCATGGGAAGGGCGCGGACATGTCGAGAAGATGGGGGAATCCCATGGAAATGTCGGCCGACGTGGACGATGCGAAGAccaagacgacggcgacggcggcggcggcggaactgACGGCGATGGCGATCTCTCCGATTCCGGGATTCACAGGCAGAGGGGGCGCGGAGGCGTCGCTGAGGCGGTCTctcgcggcggcgtgcgcgagCATGGACTCGTCGAGCCTGGCGCGCATCCTGTGCTCgtccggcagcagcagcagcagccacgcCACCCTCGCCGCACGTCACTTCCGCCCGGcgcttctcgccgccgccgaacccgCGGCGCTCGTCGTCCGCGCCGTCAGGGACCTGCTGGCCGGGACGGCGCCCATCAGGGACAGCGCGTGGGAGAGCTGCGTGGAGCTGCTCAGCTGCGTGCCCAAGCTCGCCGTGGCGCCGTCGCCGGGCACGATGGAGCAGGCCAATCGCTTGGCCGAGGACTGGAAGGAGATGATCGGGAGGACCGAAAGTTGCAGCATGAACCTCGGCCGGTTGGCTGTATGGGGCCTTCTCAACTTTCTTGTCTCCTACAACATTGTCCTGGAGTTCGACGCGGAAGAAATCATCCATTTCTTTGGCACTCTCCCGGACGACAAGAAGCAGTGTTGCATCTCCCTCTGCAAGTATCTTGGACTGATTGACAAGATGGCTG ATTCAGTTGGTCATTTGATTGAACATGGACAACAACTTGTCGCTATCAGATTGGCATGCACTTTGAATTTGACAGACAAATACACTCCACTTTCCATCATGGAAGACTATATTCAGAATGCTAAGGAGACTGCTCAAGAGATACTGAGCATGGAAAGTGATTCAGAGTCACTG AAACTGTCCATGTCAAAGCAGGTCAATGCTCTAATATTGTCATGGAGGGTTGTTGGTGAATGCAATATTGACTCTGTCCATTGTGATAGAATTAAGGCAGAAATTACCCAGCTGTTGCATAAATATGCAAACAAGAGGCACAGCCTAGAAGAACTTCCTTCTGATACTTCTAGTCCACATCAGAAACATCACCAAATGTCGCAAGAGAAGCACCACTGGCAGCAAAAGCATCGAGAGGAACAACAGCAGCAGTTTCAAAATCAATCCAAGGAACAAGAACAAGAGAGAAGGATGCAAAAGTTACGAGAgctgaggaaaaagaaaaacaagagaaCTCAGCGCAGGAAGCGGAAGCAAAATGCACAAGTGATGAAGCAGCATCAATTTGAGAAACAGCGAAAACTATATCACGCTGGTTCATTTACCAATTCTCAAAGCTATGTCAGATCAGAAATTCA
- the LOC4333351 gene encoding uncharacterized protein isoform X2, whose protein sequence is MVVSDSPKPQPTPSPPAPPPLPVPAAAGTTMGELEAAIEALAAKKLRLREAFDCLVACSPIPIPFRWDDIDAHVSSIQSSVAGRFRQFQALQTAATAGITAAPATSNASSRVERSVEHLVVVVEGQESHVARHEDGGNGEGEGEGEGGLGKEVAMDVESEEENGMVVEVASEAPRGEDGEVEEDEKMGGPINASPPSEEIHGKGADMSRRWGNPMEMSADVDDAKTKTTATAAAAELTAMAISPIPGFTGRGGAEASLRRSLAAACASMDSSSLARILCSSGSSSSSHATLAARHFRPALLAAAEPAALVVRAVRDLLAGTAPIRDSAWESCVELLSCVPKLAVAPSPGTMEQANRLAEDWKEMIGRTESCSMNLGRLAVWGLLNFLVSYNIVLEFDAEEIIHFFGTLPDDKKQCCISLCKYLGLIDKMADSVGHLIEHGQQLVAIRLACTLNLTDKYTPLSIMEDYIQNAKETAQEILSMESDSESLVNALILSWRVVGECNIDSVHCDRIKAEITQLLHKYANKRHSLEELPSDTSSPHQKHHQMSQEKHHWQQKHREEQQQQFQNQSKEQEQERRMQKLRELRKKKNKRTQRRKRKQNAQVMKQHQFEKQRKLYHAGSFTNSQSYVRSEIHHHLSQHFSGTIGTPVAPYTPVAPYTGPFW, encoded by the exons ATGGTGGTGTCCGATTCCCCGAAACCCCAACCaaccccctcgccgccggcgccaccccCACTTCcggtcccggcggcggcggggacgacgaTGGGGGAGCTGGAGGCGGCCATCGAGGCGCTCGCCGCCAAGAAGCTGCGCCTCCGCGAGGCCTTCGATTGCCTCGTCGCCTGctcccccatccccatccccttcCGCTGGGACGACATCGACGCCCACGTCTCGTCCATCCAGTCCTCCGTCGCCGGCCGCTTCCGCCAGTTCCAGGCGCTCcagaccgccgccaccgctggaaTAACGGCGGCCCCGGCCACCAGCAACGCCAGCAGCCGCGTCGAGCGttcggtcgaacaccttgtggtggtggtggagggccAAGAGTCCCACGTCGCGCGCCATGAGGACGGTGGAAACGGTGAGGGTGAGGGTGAGGGTGAGGGTGGGCTAGGCAAGGAGGTGGCTATGGACGTAGAATCCGAGGAGGAGAACGgcatggtggtggaggtggcaaGCGAGGCGCCTCGCGGAGAAGAcggtgaggtggaggaggacgagAAGATGGGGGGGCCAATCAATGCGTCTCCTCCTAGCGAAGAAATCCATGGGAAGGGCGCGGACATGTCGAGAAGATGGGGGAATCCCATGGAAATGTCGGCCGACGTGGACGATGCGAAGAccaagacgacggcgacggcggcggcggcggaactgACGGCGATGGCGATCTCTCCGATTCCGGGATTCACAGGCAGAGGGGGCGCGGAGGCGTCGCTGAGGCGGTCTctcgcggcggcgtgcgcgagCATGGACTCGTCGAGCCTGGCGCGCATCCTGTGCTCgtccggcagcagcagcagcagccacgcCACCCTCGCCGCACGTCACTTCCGCCCGGcgcttctcgccgccgccgaacccgCGGCGCTCGTCGTCCGCGCCGTCAGGGACCTGCTGGCCGGGACGGCGCCCATCAGGGACAGCGCGTGGGAGAGCTGCGTGGAGCTGCTCAGCTGCGTGCCCAAGCTCGCCGTGGCGCCGTCGCCGGGCACGATGGAGCAGGCCAATCGCTTGGCCGAGGACTGGAAGGAGATGATCGGGAGGACCGAAAGTTGCAGCATGAACCTCGGCCGGTTGGCTGTATGGGGCCTTCTCAACTTTCTTGTCTCCTACAACATTGTCCTGGAGTTCGACGCGGAAGAAATCATCCATTTCTTTGGCACTCTCCCGGACGACAAGAAGCAGTGTTGCATCTCCCTCTGCAAGTATCTTGGACTGATTGACAAGATGGCTG ATTCAGTTGGTCATTTGATTGAACATGGACAACAACTTGTCGCTATCAGATTGGCATGCACTTTGAATTTGACAGACAAATACACTCCACTTTCCATCATGGAAGACTATATTCAGAATGCTAAGGAGACTGCTCAAGAGATACTGAGCATGGAAAGTGATTCAGAGTCACTG GTCAATGCTCTAATATTGTCATGGAGGGTTGTTGGTGAATGCAATATTGACTCTGTCCATTGTGATAGAATTAAGGCAGAAATTACCCAGCTGTTGCATAAATATGCAAACAAGAGGCACAGCCTAGAAGAACTTCCTTCTGATACTTCTAGTCCACATCAGAAACATCACCAAATGTCGCAAGAGAAGCACCACTGGCAGCAAAAGCATCGAGAGGAACAACAGCAGCAGTTTCAAAATCAATCCAAGGAACAAGAACAAGAGAGAAGGATGCAAAAGTTACGAGAgctgaggaaaaagaaaaacaagagaaCTCAGCGCAGGAAGCGGAAGCAAAATGCACAAGTGATGAAGCAGCATCAATTTGAGAAACAGCGAAAACTATATCACGCTGGTTCATTTACCAATTCTCAAAGCTATGTCAGATCAGAAATTCA